The following are encoded together in the Spirochaetota bacterium genome:
- the fliD gene encoding flagellar filament capping protein FliD: MATNTTSIYLEETLKKAIDAEVQKKSQPLESAKKRRTQFQREASAYESVREKLTVLNTASKELFGFRSPFKTLKGVGEGVGEFFDITAARDAERTPHTVEVKSVAKNHKFASRPVSKSEQIPAGQFTVRVGGQERTITFKGGSPTAFAKVLGKELGDELKLTLVQKDRDNQVIVFDVIKTGIKNRFQVIKDDSGVLKWLDLFGERRNLYLDYTFAKSRENELTVENDAELKFQIRDDVLTLKPKNKVSVALTREADVKPGLVIDLLIRAVHTPKKTAKTDGATNTGDGADTMTSVLSSDSLAFDKLAGVTFGEIVIDAETVVPFGDWAKPKVAAATNTNAAPATNMTAVVTNAAPESGAFNGAILGVGYVDASGTPKEKYFSITNVSGNFQKYSVAVDTLFAEGDIIRRVIFANPNDEHEVSYRKVVVENPKTAETISKYPVQDPENAKIVFDGVQIEKDNNDMKDVGGGVTVHPKKRTDGAKTFTLEPDKEVIVGRI, translated from the coding sequence ATGGCGACAAATACTACCAGTATATACCTCGAAGAGACGCTCAAGAAGGCCATCGATGCCGAGGTGCAGAAAAAAAGCCAGCCTCTTGAGTCGGCGAAAAAACGGCGCACGCAATTCCAGCGCGAAGCGAGCGCCTATGAGTCCGTACGCGAAAAGCTCACCGTTCTCAACACTGCATCGAAAGAGCTATTCGGGTTCCGCTCGCCGTTCAAGACGCTCAAAGGTGTGGGCGAAGGCGTGGGTGAATTCTTCGACATTACTGCTGCGCGCGATGCCGAACGGACACCGCATACCGTTGAGGTGAAAAGCGTAGCAAAGAACCATAAATTCGCATCGCGTCCGGTGAGCAAGAGCGAGCAGATACCCGCCGGGCAATTCACCGTCCGTGTCGGCGGACAGGAACGCACCATCACGTTCAAGGGCGGAAGCCCTACGGCATTTGCCAAGGTGCTTGGAAAAGAGCTCGGCGATGAGTTGAAGCTCACGCTCGTGCAGAAAGACCGCGATAATCAGGTCATCGTATTCGATGTCATTAAGACCGGGATAAAGAACCGCTTTCAGGTGATCAAGGACGACAGCGGCGTGCTCAAATGGCTCGATCTCTTCGGTGAGCGGCGCAATCTCTATCTCGACTACACGTTCGCGAAGTCGCGAGAGAACGAGCTTACGGTGGAGAACGACGCGGAACTGAAATTCCAGATACGCGATGATGTTCTCACCCTCAAGCCGAAGAATAAGGTGTCCGTCGCGCTCACACGTGAAGCGGACGTGAAGCCGGGGCTTGTCATCGATCTTCTCATACGCGCCGTGCATACGCCGAAAAAGACGGCGAAAACGGACGGCGCAACGAACACGGGCGATGGAGCGGATACTATGACATCGGTACTGTCGAGCGATTCGCTTGCATTCGACAAACTGGCAGGCGTCACCTTCGGCGAGATAGTCATCGATGCGGAAACGGTGGTGCCCTTCGGCGACTGGGCGAAACCCAAGGTCGCCGCCGCGACGAACACGAATGCCGCGCCTGCTACGAATATGACCGCTGTCGTTACGAATGCCGCTCCCGAAAGCGGCGCGTTCAACGGCGCCATACTCGGCGTCGGCTACGTCGATGCGAGCGGAACGCCGAAAGAGAAATATTTCAGCATCACCAATGTGTCGGGTAATTTCCAGAAGTACTCCGTCGCCGTCGATACGCTCTTCGCGGAGGGGGATATCATACGCCGTGTAATATTCGCCAATCCGAACGACGAACACGAGGTGTCGTACCGGAAGGTGGTCGTCGAGAACCCGAAGACGGCCGAGACGATATCGAAATACCCGGTGCAGGACCCCGAGAACGCGAAGATAGTGTTCGACGGCGTGCAGATAGAGAAGGACAATAATGATATGAAGGATGTCGGCGGCGGTGTGACCGTCCATCCGAAGAAAAGAACGGACGGGGCGAAGACGTTCACGCTCGAGCCGGATAAAGAGGTCATCGTCGGGCGCATCG